One genomic segment of Ictalurus punctatus breed USDA103 chromosome 4, Coco_2.0, whole genome shotgun sequence includes these proteins:
- the tsnaxip1 gene encoding translin-associated factor X-interacting protein 1 isoform X2 → MEVALAIFPPGLPMSALRLSSNTVKNTHPLEQTETTVYLQQQIQELEPLRAQMVLLSEQCEERILGLREQERAEITALKQERQHLQQVIERMKEQQSTLQTQVSYLEEDLARQYVLYRDERDARRLLIDKISSMSYSPQEPGFSLDEDPVNLKLALDVCREDLSKTQMELNHLHAEYGDVVPRRDWENLERMYQENLLKVETVQCDFNQMKMEYDTLLTLHQQTSTQRDSLHRKASTPRPQWDQCADVLGSRDRCSELFEGQSSKKRLEILLKELNSMGLEQKNFFTGLGTSSDVPIYLRYEGQLKNLRLKKTDVVRVIKDIWREKASEDEKMDESSDLKAFLHQYLLKKHEERAGEWAYSLLDGIKCYLEDDFIGLFYDILQGKVDESVYHGQTDLLSHLLKVLIQSDSTETGLLSTPQFSEALKKAFPLKEDQDIEELVLAAQSELQTSGGSIAYQRLYTEDTDGKQSEFLGLVKKQAMAERRQYISQLREQLGGNGEVGVEDLRAVFKTIDPTLDSETLDCYLSRAFQTKELHEHTALLDIEVALQRLSEANVSRAGPMPQSE, encoded by the exons ATGGAGGTGGCTCTGGCTATCTTTCCTCCTGGCCTGCCCATGTCAGCTCTCAGGTTGTCCAGCAACACAGTCAAAAACACACATCCTCTGGAGCAAACAGAAACCACGG TGTATCTGCAACAGCAGATCCAAGAGCTGGAGCCTCTCCGTGCCCAGATGGTGCTGCTGTCTGAACAGTGTGAGGAGAGGATTCTGGGCCTgagggagcaagagagagcTGAGATCACAGCTTTGAAACAGGAGCGCCAACATCTGCAGCAAGTCATTGAGCGCATGAAGGAGCAACAGAGCACTTTGCAGACCCAG GTGTCATATCTAGAGGAGGACCTTGCAAGACAGTATGTGCTGTACAGGGATGAACGTGATGCCCGCAGGCTGCTCATTGACAAGATCAGCAGCATGAGCTACAGCCCACAGGAGCCTGGTTTCTCACTGGATG AGGATCCTGTGAATCTAAAGCTGGCTCTGGATGTTTGTAGAGAGGATCTAAGCAAGACCCAGATGGAACTCAACCACTTGCATGCAGAATATGGAGATGTGGTTCCCCGTAGGGACTGGGAGAATCTAGAGCGTATGTACCAGGAGAACCTCCTAAAG GTGGAGACCGTGCAGTGTGACTTCAACCAAATGAAGATGGAATATGACACATTGCTAACGTTACATCAGCAGACcagcacacagagagacagccTTCACAGAAAAGCCTCAACTCCTAGACCACAGTGGGATCAGTGTGCAG ATGTACTTGGTAGCAGAGATCGTTGTTCTGAGCTCTTTGAGGGCCAGTCCAGCAAAAAAAGACTGGAGATCTTGCTGAAGGAGTTGAACAGCATGGGCTTGGAGCAGAAAAACTTCTTTACTGGACTG GGTACTTCCAGTGATGTTCCCATCTACCTGCGCTATGAGGGGCAGTTGAAGAACCTCCGATTGAAAAAGACTGATGTAGTTAGAGTTATAAAGGACATATGGAGAGAGAAAGCATCTGAAGATGAGAAG ATGGATGAAAGCAGTGATCTAAAGGCATTTCTGCACCAGTATCTGTTAAAAAAGCATGAGGAGAGGGCAGGAGAGTGGGCTTACAGCTTGCTCGATGGCATCAAGTGTTACCTAGAAGATGACTTCATTGGTCTCTTCTATGAcattctccaaggcaag GTGGATGAAAGTGTGTACCATGGCCAGACCGATCTACTATCTCATCTGCTCAAGGTGCTCATACAGAGTGACAGCACTGAGACTGGATTGCTAAGTACACCCCAATTCAG TGAGGCTCTAAAGAAAGCTTTCCCCCTGAAAGAAGATCAGGATATAGAGGAACTGGTGCTGGCAGCTCAGTCTGAACTGCAGACCAGTGGAGGAAGCATTGCCTATCAGAGGCTGTACACAGAG GACACAGATGGAAAGCAGAGTGAATTCCTGGGTCTGGTAAAAAAGCAGGCTATGGCTGAGAGACGCCAGTACATCAGCCAGCTGAGGGAACAACTAGGAGGCAATGG GGAAGTGGGAGTGGAAGATTTAAGAGCTGTTTTCAAGAcaattgatcccacactggacTCTGAGACTCTGGACTGTTATTTGAGTAGAGCCTTTCAAACTAAAGAGCTGCACGAGCACACAGCACTTTTGGACATTGAGGTTGCACTACAGCGCCTCTCTGAAGCTAATGTAAGCAGGGCAGGACCCATGCCTCAGTCCGAATAA
- the tsnaxip1 gene encoding translin-associated factor X-interacting protein 1 isoform X1: MCFRYIDEFGCTVAKPRFLEQLECYLRRELASLDLHSPKLQQLKLQTYREVFDYFIEEFKTYKPLLSAIKNEYEITLVYLQQQIQELEPLRAQMVLLSEQCEERILGLREQERAEITALKQERQHLQQVIERMKEQQSTLQTQVSYLEEDLARQYVLYRDERDARRLLIDKISSMSYSPQEPGFSLDEDPVNLKLALDVCREDLSKTQMELNHLHAEYGDVVPRRDWENLERMYQENLLKVETVQCDFNQMKMEYDTLLTLHQQTSTQRDSLHRKASTPRPQWDQCADVLGSRDRCSELFEGQSSKKRLEILLKELNSMGLEQKNFFTGLGTSSDVPIYLRYEGQLKNLRLKKTDVVRVIKDIWREKASEDEKMDESSDLKAFLHQYLLKKHEERAGEWAYSLLDGIKCYLEDDFIGLFYDILQGKVDESVYHGQTDLLSHLLKVLIQSDSTETGLLSTPQFSEALKKAFPLKEDQDIEELVLAAQSELQTSGGSIAYQRLYTEDTDGKQSEFLGLVKKQAMAERRQYISQLREQLGGNGEVGVEDLRAVFKTIDPTLDSETLDCYLSRAFQTKELHEHTALLDIEVALQRLSEANVSRAGPMPQSE, encoded by the exons ATGTGCTTCAGATACATTGACGAATTTGGATGTACTGTAGCTAAGCCACGGTTCCTGGAACAACTGGAGTGCTATCTCAGGCGAGAACTGGCATCTTTAGACTTGCATAGCCCCAAACTCCAGCAGCTCAAACTTCag ACATACAGAGAAGTTTTTGACTATTTCATTGAAGAATTTAAAACATACAAGCCACTATTGTCTGCCATCAAAAATGAATACGAGATTACTCTAG TGTATCTGCAACAGCAGATCCAAGAGCTGGAGCCTCTCCGTGCCCAGATGGTGCTGCTGTCTGAACAGTGTGAGGAGAGGATTCTGGGCCTgagggagcaagagagagcTGAGATCACAGCTTTGAAACAGGAGCGCCAACATCTGCAGCAAGTCATTGAGCGCATGAAGGAGCAACAGAGCACTTTGCAGACCCAG GTGTCATATCTAGAGGAGGACCTTGCAAGACAGTATGTGCTGTACAGGGATGAACGTGATGCCCGCAGGCTGCTCATTGACAAGATCAGCAGCATGAGCTACAGCCCACAGGAGCCTGGTTTCTCACTGGATG AGGATCCTGTGAATCTAAAGCTGGCTCTGGATGTTTGTAGAGAGGATCTAAGCAAGACCCAGATGGAACTCAACCACTTGCATGCAGAATATGGAGATGTGGTTCCCCGTAGGGACTGGGAGAATCTAGAGCGTATGTACCAGGAGAACCTCCTAAAG GTGGAGACCGTGCAGTGTGACTTCAACCAAATGAAGATGGAATATGACACATTGCTAACGTTACATCAGCAGACcagcacacagagagacagccTTCACAGAAAAGCCTCAACTCCTAGACCACAGTGGGATCAGTGTGCAG ATGTACTTGGTAGCAGAGATCGTTGTTCTGAGCTCTTTGAGGGCCAGTCCAGCAAAAAAAGACTGGAGATCTTGCTGAAGGAGTTGAACAGCATGGGCTTGGAGCAGAAAAACTTCTTTACTGGACTG GGTACTTCCAGTGATGTTCCCATCTACCTGCGCTATGAGGGGCAGTTGAAGAACCTCCGATTGAAAAAGACTGATGTAGTTAGAGTTATAAAGGACATATGGAGAGAGAAAGCATCTGAAGATGAGAAG ATGGATGAAAGCAGTGATCTAAAGGCATTTCTGCACCAGTATCTGTTAAAAAAGCATGAGGAGAGGGCAGGAGAGTGGGCTTACAGCTTGCTCGATGGCATCAAGTGTTACCTAGAAGATGACTTCATTGGTCTCTTCTATGAcattctccaaggcaag GTGGATGAAAGTGTGTACCATGGCCAGACCGATCTACTATCTCATCTGCTCAAGGTGCTCATACAGAGTGACAGCACTGAGACTGGATTGCTAAGTACACCCCAATTCAG TGAGGCTCTAAAGAAAGCTTTCCCCCTGAAAGAAGATCAGGATATAGAGGAACTGGTGCTGGCAGCTCAGTCTGAACTGCAGACCAGTGGAGGAAGCATTGCCTATCAGAGGCTGTACACAGAG GACACAGATGGAAAGCAGAGTGAATTCCTGGGTCTGGTAAAAAAGCAGGCTATGGCTGAGAGACGCCAGTACATCAGCCAGCTGAGGGAACAACTAGGAGGCAATGG GGAAGTGGGAGTGGAAGATTTAAGAGCTGTTTTCAAGAcaattgatcccacactggacTCTGAGACTCTGGACTGTTATTTGAGTAGAGCCTTTCAAACTAAAGAGCTGCACGAGCACACAGCACTTTTGGACATTGAGGTTGCACTACAGCGCCTCTCTGAAGCTAATGTAAGCAGGGCAGGACCCATGCCTCAGTCCGAATAA